One Saccharomyces kudriavzevii IFO 1802 strain IFO1802 genome assembly, chromosome: 7 DNA segment encodes these proteins:
- the TAM41 gene encoding putative phosphatidate cytidylyltransferase (similar to Saccharomyces cerevisiae TAM41 (YGR046W); ancestral locus Anc_1.86) encodes MLRASENHLHLLLRCYATHPKVLKRPLSTHIKEEKSTFQETGILPNGTIYERQNRHIEGITKDSDLELLEKGIRKTDEMTSNFTNYMYKFHRLPPNYGSNQLITVDKELQRELDAVLASFKAPCRFAFGYGSGVFEQAGYSEKDTKPQIDIILGVTYPSHFHSINMRQNPQHYSSLKYFGSEFASKFQQIGAGVYFNPFANINGHDVKYGVVSMETLLKDVATWNTFYLAGRLQKPVKILKNDLRVQYWNQLNLKAAATLAKHYTLEKNNNEFDEFQFYREITALSYAGDIRYKLGGENPDKVNNIVTKNFKRFQEYYKPIYKEVVLNDSFYLPKGFTLKNTQRLLLSRISKSSALQTIKGVFTAGVTKSIKYAWAKKLKSMKRN; translated from the coding sequence ATGCTACGAGCTTCTGAAAACCACCTACACTTGCTGCTGAGATGCTACGCGACACACCCAAAGGTGTTGAAAAGACCTCTGAGCACGCAtatcaaagaggaaaagagtACTTTCCAAGAAACTGGAATTCTCCCCAATGGAACAATTTATGAGAGGCAAAATCGTCATATTGAAGGAATTACTAAAGACAGTGATCTGGAGCTGCTAGAAAAGGGTATAAGGAAAACTGACGAGATGACTTCTAATTTCACTAATTATATGTATAAATTTCACAGACTCCCCCCTAACTATGGAAGTAATCAACTTATCACCGTTGATAAGGAACTTCAGAGAGAGCTGGATGCAGTTTTGGCGTCCTTTAAGGCTCCATGCAGGTTTGCGTTCGGCTACGGTTCAGGTGTTTTCGAACAAGCGGGATATTCGGAAAAGGATACCAAACCTCAAATTGATATTATCCTGGGGGTCACCTATCCATCGCACTTCCACTCTATCAATATGAGACAAAATCCTCAGCACTATTCCAGTTTGAAATACTTCGGTTCTGAATTCGCCTCCAAATTTCAGCAGATTGGTGCGGGCGTGTATTTCAACCCATTTGCGAATATTAATGGACATGATGTAAAATATGGGGTAGTTTCTATGGAAACGCTTTTGAAGGACGTAGCTACCTGGAATACATTCTACCTTGCGGGGCGACTACAAAAGCCTGTTAAAATACTGAAAAATGACTTAAGAGTGCAATATTGGAACCAGTTGAACTTAAAGGCAGCAGCTACACTGGCCAAGCATTATACTCTGGAGAAGAATAacaatgaatttgatgaatttcaattttacaGAGAGATCACTGCTTTAAGTTATGCAGGTGATATTAGATACAAACTGGGTGGGGAAAATCCCGACAAAGTTAACAATATTGTTACTAAAAACTTTAAACGGTTTCAAGAGTATTATAAACCCATTTACAAAGAGGTGGTGCTAAATGATTCATTCTATCTTCCAAAAGGATTCACTCTGAAAAATACTCAGAGACTTCTACTCAGCCGCATAAGTAAATCGAGTGCACTGCAAACTATCAAAGGCGTTTTCACTGCTGGGGTCACGAAATCAATCAAGTATGCTTGGGCCAAAAAACTAAAATcgatgaaaagaaactaa